One Thermodesulfobacteriota bacterium genomic region harbors:
- a CDS encoding DUF2470 domain-containing protein → MSKTSSRQHGWTSSSETREPAPASSFAERVRTLVYRNRVGTLSTNSKKHPGSPFGSLMPYGLDAMGHPVFLISTMAVHTQNLERDPRASLFISQTDSECDPLDASRVTLMGDVSKVPEGETGDVRELYLSRYRNASYWVDFDDFSFYRMDIADIYFVGGFGAMGWVTADDYYAAEVDPLADDSQGIVRHMNEDHGDALLLLAKKFTGADAEEASMTSVDRLGFNLRLKAGTEMFNRRIGFIREARSREEARAAIIEMVGLARKGE, encoded by the coding sequence ATGTCTAAGACAAGTTCGAGGCAGCACGGATGGACGTCCTCGTCGGAAACACGGGAACCCGCGCCCGCGTCTTCCTTTGCCGAGCGGGTGAGAACACTCGTTTACAGGAACAGGGTAGGGACTCTTTCGACGAATTCGAAGAAGCACCCGGGCTCGCCGTTCGGATCGCTCATGCCTTACGGGCTCGACGCCATGGGGCACCCGGTGTTCCTTATCAGCACGATGGCCGTGCATACGCAGAACCTCGAGCGTGACCCGCGCGCAAGCCTATTTATATCGCAGACCGATTCCGAGTGTGACCCGCTCGACGCCTCGCGCGTTACGCTCATGGGCGATGTGTCGAAGGTCCCCGAAGGAGAGACGGGCGACGTGAGGGAGCTTTATCTCTCGCGCTACAGAAACGCGTCTTACTGGGTGGACTTCGATGATTTCTCGTTCTACCGCATGGATATTGCGGACATCTATTTCGTAGGCGGCTTCGGCGCGATGGGGTGGGTGACTGCTGACGATTATTACGCGGCCGAAGTCGATCCGCTGGCCGATGACTCGCAGGGGATAGTCAGGCATATGAACGAGGACCACGGAGACGCGCTCCTATTGCTTGCGAAAAAGTTTACCGGCGCGGATGCGGAGGAGGCCTCGATGACGTCCGTCGACAGGCTTGGTTTCAATTTGCGCCTTAAAGCAGGCACTGAGATGTTCAACAGGCGGATCGGTTTTATCAGGGAGGCGAGGAGCAGGGAAGAGGCGAGGGCGGCGATCATCGAGATGGTAGGTCTTGCGAGGAAGGGAGAGTAG
- the obgE gene encoding GTPase ObgE, giving the protein MVKFIDEAKIYVKSGAGGRGCVSFRREKYVPHGGPNGGDGGNGGDVVLITNENMSSLLDHRYKQHYKAKRGEHGKGKDMHGKNADTLYIPVPVGTIVRDFETGEVLGDLTEKNETLLVAKGGRGGKGNARFATSTNQAPRIAEPGGECEERTLLLELKLLADVGIIGFPNAGKSTLISRISAARPKVADYPFTTLVPNLGVVSYGDGKTFVVADIPGIIEGAHEGAGLGIQFLRHIERTKLLIHLLDLSPATGRDPIDDYETLNRELEAYSPELSKKPQIVAPNKIDITESRIKLEEIEKYFKKKRIKVFPVSSATGEGLKELVMETAKRLESLSAEKS; this is encoded by the coding sequence ATGGTCAAGTTCATAGACGAAGCGAAGATATATGTGAAATCAGGAGCCGGAGGCAGGGGCTGCGTCAGTTTCAGGAGGGAGAAGTACGTCCCGCACGGAGGTCCCAACGGAGGGGACGGCGGGAACGGGGGCGACGTCGTTCTTATAACGAATGAAAACATGTCGTCCCTCCTCGACCACAGGTACAAGCAGCACTACAAGGCGAAAAGGGGCGAGCACGGCAAGGGAAAGGATATGCACGGCAAGAACGCCGACACGCTCTACATCCCGGTACCGGTAGGGACGATAGTTAGGGATTTCGAAACGGGAGAAGTCCTCGGCGACCTGACCGAAAAGAACGAAACCCTGCTAGTCGCAAAAGGAGGCAGGGGCGGAAAAGGCAACGCCCGGTTCGCCACATCGACCAACCAGGCGCCGAGGATTGCGGAACCCGGAGGCGAATGCGAAGAGAGGACGCTACTCCTTGAGCTGAAGCTCCTTGCAGACGTGGGCATAATCGGGTTCCCTAACGCCGGTAAATCGACGCTAATATCGAGAATCTCGGCCGCCAGGCCGAAGGTCGCGGATTACCCTTTCACAACGCTCGTGCCGAACCTGGGAGTCGTCAGTTACGGCGATGGAAAAACGTTCGTGGTAGCGGACATACCTGGCATAATTGAAGGCGCTCATGAGGGTGCGGGACTAGGCATTCAGTTCCTGAGACACATAGAGCGCACGAAGCTCCTCATACATCTTCTCGATCTCTCTCCGGCAACGGGAAGGGACCCGATTGACGATTACGAAACACTTAACAGGGAGCTCGAAGCCTACAGCCCGGAGCTCTCGAAGAAACCCCAGATCGTCGCGCCTAATAAAATCGATATAACGGAGTCCAGAATAAAGCTTGAAGAAATCGAAAAGTACTTCAAGAAGAAAAGGATAAAGGTCTTTCCGGTATCCTCCGCGACCGGGGAAGGATTAAAAGAGCTAGTAATGGAAACGGCAAAAAGGCTGGAAAGCCTTTCTGCCGAAAAATCCTAG